The genomic stretch GGCCGAAGCGGCATTGCGCGCGGTGGGAAAGGCCGCCGAGTTGATTGACCTGACCCGTCACCAGGGCGCCCATCCCCGCATCGGAGCAACCGATGTGCTTCCGTTCATTCCAATCGAAGGGGTGACCATTGAAGAATGCGTGGCGATTTCCAGGCAGGTCGGCGAGGCCCTTTGGCAACGCTACAAGATCCCTGTCTATTATTACGAGATGGCCGCGACCCGGCCCGATCGTGTCAACCTGGAGAATATTCGCAAAGGCCAGTTCGAAGGCCTTCGGGAAGAGGTGAAGACGAATCCCGATCGCCGGCCCGATGTCGGAGAGGCGGCCTTGCATCCCACCGCCGGCGCGACCGTCGTCGGCACTCGAAAATACCTGATTGCTTACAACATCAACCTCGGGACGAGTGACGTCTCCGTGGCCAAGGCGATTGCGAAGAAGATCCGGTTCTCCAGCGGCGGCTTCCCTTTTGTCAAGGCCATGGGGGTGGATCTGAAGGCCCGGAATCTCGCTCAAGTCTCCATGAACCTCACGGACTTTGAACAAACCCCCATCCATGTTGTCTTCGATGCGGTAACGCGCGAAGCTGCTGCGGCTGGGATTGCTGTCGTCGGGAGTGAAATCGTGGGCCTCGTTCCCAAGAAGGCGCTGGAAATGACGGCCGAGCACTACCTCGAAATCGAGAATTTCAAGCCGGACTTAATCCTCGAAAACCGGCTGGCGGCAGTGCTCGCGGAAAAAAAATCCACCCCAACGCAAACGCCTCCCGCCACGGACCGTCCCCTGCTGGCCGGGTGCGAACCGTTCATCGAGGCGGTGGCGGCCCCCACCCCTGCTCCCGGAGGCGGAAGCGTGGCCGCAATGGCCGCAACTCTGGCCGCGGGTTTAGGTGAAATGGTGGCCGCGCGCTCCAAAGGGAAAAAGGCGGCCGCGGCCTTCGAAGACGAGCTTTCCGCAATTCTCATTGCCTTGGCTCAACTTCGCGTTGAATTGAAACGTGCCATCGACGACGACACGAACGCCTATTCCCTCGTCACAGCCGCCTATAAGCTTCCGAAGGGGTCAGAGGCCGAGAAGGCGGAACGGCAACGCAAGATTGAGGAGGCCTTGAAGCAAGCAACCCAGGTCCCGTTTCACGTCGCCGAGCGTTCGAAAATCGTTCTTGGACACATTCTTCGACTCGAGGCCATTGGAAACAAGAACATGATCTCCGATATTCGGGTTGCCCGTGAAATGGCCCGAACCGCCTTGTTCGGGGCCCTCGAAAACGTCAAGATCAACCTCGACTCCATGGGCGACCGGGCATTTGTTGAGCAGATTGCGAACAAGATCGCCCCACTGGATTCTGCCTTGAAACGGAACGATTAGATGCGGCCCTCAAACAAAGGAATCGGCAGTCCTCGACACGGGCTCACGCCGGTCCCGCTTCTGGGCGTGCTGGTTTCTGCCTGTCTCATTGCGTCTTCTCTTTTCGCGCAGTCCGGCACGAGTGCTCCTTCTGGTTCCCCGCCACGGGCCCGTGCCAGGGATCTCCAGATTGCTCCGGGAGTCTTTCCAACGGGAAAGTGGAACGCCATCACCGATGTAGCGGGTGTTCGTGTCGGCCACACCACCCTTCGGGAGGGTGACAACGTGCGGACCGGGGTGACCGCCATCCTTCCTCCCGGAGGTAATCCTTTCAGGGAAAAGGTCGCTGCAGCAATTTATGTCGGCAATGGATTTGGAAAGCTTCTGGGCTTCACTCAAGTCCAAGAACTGGGAGTTCTTGAAACTCCCATCTTGCTGACCAACACCCTCAGTGTGTGGCAGGTGGCAGAGGCGTTGGTCGACTACATGCTTGCTTTGCCCGGAAATGAAGAGGTCCGGTCTGTCAACCCGGTGGTGGGCGAGACCAATGACGGCTACCTGAATGATATTCGTGGCCGACATGTCACGAGGAAGGACGTCTTCAGTGCCATTCTGGGAGCCAAGAGCGGCCCCGTGGAGGAAGGGAGCGTGGGCGCAGGAACGGGGACAGTTGCCTTCGATTGGAAAGGGGGGATTGGGACGTCCTCGCGAGTCCTTCCGACCGAGAATGGAGGATATACCCTGGGGGTCCTGGTGCAGACCAATTTTGGGGGGCACCTGACGATCGATGGAGTGCCTGTTTGGAGGGTCCTTCAGAAGCCCGGAAACAGCAGGCGCCCGGGAGACGGGAGTTGCATGATCGTCATTGCGACAGACTCCCCTGTTGATGCGCATCAGCTCCAGCGGATTGCCAAGCGCGCCCTGGCAGGCATGGCCCGCACTGGCTCAAGTTTTGCGAATGGCAGTGGTGACTACGTGATTGCCTTTTCAACCACCTCCCGGGTTTCTCCATCTTCAGACAAGGGGTCCACTGGCACCCGGGCGAAGCTTCAAGATGAGGAGTTATCGCCGCTCTTTGAAGCTACTGCCGAGGCCACTGAGGAAGCGATTTACAATTCCCTGCTCGAAGCCACAACAGTGAGAGGCCGGGATGGACACGTGGCTGAAGCGATTCCAATTGAGACATTGAAACAGATCTTGATTAGGCATCATCGAGGGATTTAGCGTTCATTCGCCAGTTGATTTTCGCTCTCAAGGTAAGGAGATCCGATCCGTAACTCAGACGCTTGTAGGAGCGGAATCATCCCGCCCGTTTTCGTGGCCAACGCTGAAAGATTGGGCAGACGAGACGTCCGCGCCCCGGAAGCCACGCGGGTCGCGGTATTTCCTTATCAATTCATCGAGACCACTCGGGAGGACTATGATTCACAGGATTAGACGCCCAATTCGATTTTCATTCCTGATGCTTCTGCTCGCCATAACGATTTGTCCGATTTTCGCCGGTGATGAAACCGCCGGCAAATCTACGGCGACCGCCCCCAAGCCGGAGAAGACTGAGAAGTGGCAGATTGACGACTTCATCATGGCCGAAACGGCAAGCCAATTTGACATTTCCCCGGACGGGAAATGGGTCGCCTGGACGAAAAGTGTGGCTGACAAGGAAAAGGACGGACGGTATTCCAACATCTTCCTGACCAGCCTGACCGAGAAGAAGGAAATTGAGTTGACTCGTGGTAAGGAGAATCATTCCTCTCCCAAGTTTTCTCCTCACGGTCAACTTCTGGCCTTCGTCAGTGCCCGTCCTAATCCGCTGGCGAAAGCCCCCTCCCCGGCCTCGGGTCCCGAAGGTCCGGTCCCCCAATTGTGGTTGATCAATCCCTTCGGCGGAGAACCCTGGGCCCTGACCAGCGGGAATCGAGCGGTGATGAACTTCGCCTGGGCGGATGACGATTCTATTGTCTTTTCGGCGCAAGAAGACCCTGCGCACTATGAAGCATCGCTGAAAGAGAAGAAGGACAACTCCAATGTGGTGGATGATGAGGCCCACGTGGTCCCCGTGCGCCTTTACAGGGTCCAGGTTAAATCGAAGGCCGTCACACGGCTGACCGACAACCGGGACGACCGGATTCAGATGTTCGAACTGTCGCATGACGGCACCAAGGCAGTCGCAGTGATTCAACGCAGCCTGAGCTATATCTACGATGAGCGCATCAAACCTGTGACGTACCTTTACGATCTTGTATCCCCTACACGAAAGCAATTGTTTGGGGAGGAGAAGCTTAACCCGGTGCAGTTCCGGTGGGCGCTCGATGACAAGACACTCTACATTGTCAGTCGCTACTCTTCCGACCCAAAGTATCTTAGTGCGACGATTTCCCGTCTCTACTCATACGACGTGCCGACCGGCAAAACCACCGAGGTGAATCTCAACTGGGAAAACGGCCTGTCCGGTGGGGGCTTAGAGGTCACCCCGGATGGCTTTATCTGCAACCTGGCGAACGGTGCCGTCCACAGGCAGGCTCGTTACACTCGGGAAAACAGCAGCTCAGCATGGAATCGAACTTGGCTCGAAGGGGAGCACGTCGGTCACATCTGGCAAATGACGGCGGGCCGCGATGGCCGTTCTCTGGTGTACGGCTTTTCTACTGCGAGTACGCCCGCGCAATGGTACCGGGCTACGCTCGACGGGTCCCGAATCAGTTCACCCGTTCAAATTACCGATCTGAATCCCAATCTCAAAAAGCGTGTCATTGCCAAATCGGAAATCATCCGATGGAAAGGCGCCCTGGATGAAGAGGTCGAAGGGATTCTCTACTACCCCCATCAATATGAACCCGGCAAGAAGTATCCCCTCCTCTTGATGATTCACGGCGGACCCGCCGGCGCCGACTTTGATTCCTGGAGTCAATCCTTTGCCTATCCGGTCAATCTGATTGCCGAACGCGGGGCTTTTGTCCTAAGACCGAATTATCACGGAAGCTCCAACTATGGCTTGAAGTGGGTGGAGTCGATTTCAGGGGGAAAGTATTATGATCTCGAGGTGCCGGATCTTGAAAAGGGCGTTGACGCCCTGATTGCCCGGGGGTTGGTTGATCCTGACAAACTCGGGACCATGGGATGGTCCAATGGGGCGATTCTCTCGATTGCGCTCACGGTATCGACCGATCGCTATAAGGTGTGCTCCGCAGGTGCGGGCGACGTGGATTGGACCAGCGATTGGGGAAATGCTCACTTTGGTGCCGCTTTCGACAATTACTATTTCGGAAAATCCCCGCTCGAAGATCCCCTGTTGTATATCCGCAAGTCCCCTTTCTTTAAGATGGACCGGGTGAAAACGCCGACAATTATCTTCTTTGGCACCGTGGATACCAATGTCCCCACCGAGCAGGGATGGTTGCACTTCCGGGCCCTCCAGCAGCTCGGTAAGACGGACGTCAAGTTTGTCCTTTTTCCCGGTGAACCGCACGGTCCCCAGAAGTTGTCACACCAGCGCCGCAAGTTGGAGGAGGATGTGGCGTGGATCGATAAATACTTATTCAGAACCACCAAGGAAGCCAACGAGGCATTGAAGCCCGATTCGCCGCTCGCGATCGCTCTCAAGAAGAAGGCCATTAAGAAGGTGGGTGCCCATTTCGGTGAATCCTTCCCGGTTGATGAAAAGAAAGAAAAGACTGCCAGGTCGATCCTGGTGCCCGAGGTTGTCGCGCGCGGGTCCCTGGAGATCGGGAGGTTTGAGGTCACCCGAGCACAGTTTGCCGCCTTCGAAAGGGCCTA from Terriglobia bacterium encodes the following:
- the ftcD gene encoding glutamate formimidoyltransferase gives rise to the protein MNTLIECVPNFSEGRRTEVVEALIQIIQSVEGATILDKEMDADHNRSVITFIAPKEVVAEAALRAVGKAAELIDLTRHQGAHPRIGATDVLPFIPIEGVTIEECVAISRQVGEALWQRYKIPVYYYEMAATRPDRVNLENIRKGQFEGLREEVKTNPDRRPDVGEAALHPTAGATVVGTRKYLIAYNINLGTSDVSVAKAIAKKIRFSSGGFPFVKAMGVDLKARNLAQVSMNLTDFEQTPIHVVFDAVTREAAAAGIAVVGSEIVGLVPKKALEMTAEHYLEIENFKPDLILENRLAAVLAEKKSTPTQTPPATDRPLLAGCEPFIEAVAAPTPAPGGGSVAAMAATLAAGLGEMVAARSKGKKAAAAFEDELSAILIALAQLRVELKRAIDDDTNAYSLVTAAYKLPKGSEAEKAERQRKIEEALKQATQVPFHVAERSKIVLGHILRLEAIGNKNMISDIRVAREMARTALFGALENVKINLDSMGDRAFVEQIANKIAPLDSALKRND
- a CDS encoding P1 family peptidase, yielding MRPSNKGIGSPRHGLTPVPLLGVLVSACLIASSLFAQSGTSAPSGSPPRARARDLQIAPGVFPTGKWNAITDVAGVRVGHTTLREGDNVRTGVTAILPPGGNPFREKVAAAIYVGNGFGKLLGFTQVQELGVLETPILLTNTLSVWQVAEALVDYMLALPGNEEVRSVNPVVGETNDGYLNDIRGRHVTRKDVFSAILGAKSGPVEEGSVGAGTGTVAFDWKGGIGTSSRVLPTENGGYTLGVLVQTNFGGHLTIDGVPVWRVLQKPGNSRRPGDGSCMIVIATDSPVDAHQLQRIAKRALAGMARTGSSFANGSGDYVIAFSTTSRVSPSSDKGSTGTRAKLQDEELSPLFEATAEATEEAIYNSLLEATTVRGRDGHVAEAIPIETLKQILIRHHRGI
- a CDS encoding prolyl oligopeptidase family serine peptidase, translated to MLLLAITICPIFAGDETAGKSTATAPKPEKTEKWQIDDFIMAETASQFDISPDGKWVAWTKSVADKEKDGRYSNIFLTSLTEKKEIELTRGKENHSSPKFSPHGQLLAFVSARPNPLAKAPSPASGPEGPVPQLWLINPFGGEPWALTSGNRAVMNFAWADDDSIVFSAQEDPAHYEASLKEKKDNSNVVDDEAHVVPVRLYRVQVKSKAVTRLTDNRDDRIQMFELSHDGTKAVAVIQRSLSYIYDERIKPVTYLYDLVSPTRKQLFGEEKLNPVQFRWALDDKTLYIVSRYSSDPKYLSATISRLYSYDVPTGKTTEVNLNWENGLSGGGLEVTPDGFICNLANGAVHRQARYTRENSSSAWNRTWLEGEHVGHIWQMTAGRDGRSLVYGFSTASTPAQWYRATLDGSRISSPVQITDLNPNLKKRVIAKSEIIRWKGALDEEVEGILYYPHQYEPGKKYPLLLMIHGGPAGADFDSWSQSFAYPVNLIAERGAFVLRPNYHGSSNYGLKWVESISGGKYYDLEVPDLEKGVDALIARGLVDPDKLGTMGWSNGAILSIALTVSTDRYKVCSAGAGDVDWTSDWGNAHFGAAFDNYYFGKSPLEDPLLYIRKSPFFKMDRVKTPTIIFFGTVDTNVPTEQGWLHFRALQQLGKTDVKFVLFPGEPHGPQKLSHQRRKLEEDVAWIDKYLFRTTKEANEALKPDSPLAIALKKKAIKKVGAHFGESFPVDEKKEKTARSILVPEVVARGSLEIGRFEVTRAQFAAFERAYVFEPGTEDYPANDIPFEKAKAYCEWLSRTTGRTYRLPTVEELEPLASAAKSGENTLDYWAGYSVNPDDALRLKKTISELGAEPQAPLLQRVGSFHPGGNEDQELIFDLGGNVAEWAITKDGAGKPVGGSADTPSDPKISPDLRKPSPAYMGFRVARGVPAEVVKTEPSPSAETP